A stretch of Kyrpidia spormannii DNA encodes these proteins:
- the gatB gene encoding Asp-tRNA(Asn)/Glu-tRNA(Gln) amidotransferase subunit GatB, protein MEFETVIGLEVHVELATKTKIFCGCSTEFGAPPNTHVCPVCLGHPGVLPVLNRRALELAMKAALALNCEIARESKFDRKNYFYPDLPKAYQISQYDKPIGEHGWVEIETADGPKRIGITRVHLEEDAGKLMHGGDGLHSLVDFNRVGVPLIEIVSEPDMRSPEEARAYLEKLKAIMQYCEISDVRMEEGSLRCDANISLRPVGTAEFGTKTEIKNMNSFRNVQRGLEHEQERQREILATGGQVVQETRRWDEAAGRTLPMRSKEEAHDYRYFPEPDLVTLSIDEEWVKRVRETIPELPDARRRRFVEQYGLPAYDAGVLTASRGVADFFEEAARYAGDAKAVSNWMMGELLGHMNQSGLEIRDVKVTPRSLARLIELIADGTISTKIGKTVFAEMFATGKEPDAVIEEKGLVQISDEGALAALVDRVIEANPKSVADYRGGKGKALGALVGQVMKETKGKANPQVVNKLLRERLG, encoded by the coding sequence ATGGAATTTGAAACAGTCATCGGTTTGGAAGTGCACGTGGAACTGGCGACGAAGACGAAGATCTTTTGCGGGTGTTCGACGGAATTCGGCGCTCCCCCCAACACCCACGTCTGCCCGGTGTGCCTGGGTCACCCCGGGGTGTTGCCGGTCTTGAATCGGCGGGCGCTGGAGTTGGCGATGAAGGCGGCGCTGGCCCTCAATTGCGAGATCGCCCGGGAGAGCAAATTTGATCGGAAAAACTATTTTTATCCGGATCTCCCGAAAGCATACCAGATTTCGCAGTACGACAAGCCGATCGGGGAGCACGGGTGGGTCGAGATCGAGACGGCGGATGGGCCGAAGCGCATCGGCATTACCCGGGTGCACCTGGAGGAAGACGCCGGGAAGCTCATGCACGGAGGGGACGGGCTGCATTCCCTGGTGGATTTTAACCGGGTGGGGGTTCCGCTGATTGAGATTGTCTCCGAGCCGGACATGCGGTCGCCGGAGGAGGCCCGGGCGTATCTGGAAAAGTTAAAGGCGATCATGCAATACTGCGAGATTTCGGATGTGCGCATGGAGGAAGGGTCCCTGCGGTGTGATGCCAATATTTCTCTTCGGCCGGTGGGGACGGCGGAGTTCGGGACAAAGACGGAGATCAAGAATATGAACTCGTTCCGCAATGTCCAGCGGGGCTTGGAGCACGAACAGGAGCGTCAGCGGGAGATTCTTGCGACGGGGGGGCAGGTGGTCCAGGAAACCCGGCGGTGGGATGAGGCGGCCGGCCGGACGCTGCCCATGCGGAGCAAAGAAGAGGCGCACGATTATCGGTATTTTCCCGAACCGGATCTGGTGACCCTCTCCATCGATGAGGAGTGGGTGAAGCGGGTACGGGAGACGATTCCGGAGTTGCCGGATGCCCGTCGGCGGCGCTTTGTGGAGCAGTATGGGCTGCCGGCTTATGACGCGGGGGTGTTGACCGCCTCCCGGGGCGTGGCGGATTTTTTTGAGGAAGCGGCGCGTTATGCCGGGGATGCGAAGGCGGTCAGCAACTGGATGATGGGGGAGCTTCTTGGGCACATGAATCAGAGCGGGCTGGAGATCCGGGATGTGAAGGTGACGCCCCGGAGTTTGGCCCGGCTGATTGAGTTGATCGCCGACGGGACGATCTCGACGAAGATCGGAAAAACTGTCTTTGCGGAGATGTTTGCGACGGGGAAAGAGCCGGATGCGGTGATTGAAGAGAAGGGGCTCGTCCAGATCAGCGACGAGGGCGCCCTGGCGGCTTTGGTGGACCGGGTGATCGAGGCCAATCCGAAGTCGGTGGCCGATTATCGGGGAGGCAAGGGCAAGGCGCTGGGGGCCCTGGTGGGCCAGGTGATGAAAGAGACGAAGGGGAAGGCCAATCCACAAGTGGTGAACAAATTGTTGCGGGAGCGCCTGGGCTGA
- the gatA gene encoding Asp-tRNA(Asn)/Glu-tRNA(Gln) amidotransferase subunit GatA produces the protein MSMWRWSVREMADKVRRREVKPSELAEAVLGRIRETDDRVRAFLHIDEDRALEKAREMDEAASAGRGEGPLFGVPGAVKDNLCTEGVRTTCASKILANYVPPYTATAVRKLEDARALIVGKTNMDEFAMGSSTENSAFQQTANPWDLGRVPGGSSGGSAAAVAAGQVPFALGSDTGGSIRQPAAFCGVVGLKPTYGRVSRYGLVAFASSLDQIGPITRTVEDAAAVLQAIAGHDPLDSTSAPVEVPNFVGALTGEVKGMRLAVPREYIGEGTDPGVAAAVKRAVDTLAGLGAEVEEVSLPHTKYAVATYYLIAPAEASSNLARYDGVRYGVRVEGDNLIDMYRRTRSEGFGPEVKRRIMLGTYALSSGYCDAYYLRAQKVRTLIRRDFDAVFERFDAVVAPTTPTVAFRFGEKVSDPLTMYLNDILTIPVNLAGLPAVSVPCGLVDGMPVGLQVIGKAFDEAAVLRVAHAYEQAAALELWPAGLAERGSGNNGI, from the coding sequence ATGAGCATGTGGCGGTGGAGTGTGCGGGAGATGGCGGACAAGGTCCGGCGCCGGGAAGTGAAGCCGTCAGAGCTGGCGGAGGCGGTGTTGGGCCGGATCCGGGAGACGGACGATCGGGTGCGGGCGTTTTTACATATCGACGAGGATCGGGCATTGGAGAAGGCCCGGGAGATGGACGAGGCGGCATCCGCGGGCCGAGGGGAGGGGCCTTTGTTCGGGGTGCCCGGGGCGGTGAAAGACAATCTGTGCACCGAAGGGGTGCGCACCACCTGTGCGAGCAAGATTCTGGCCAATTATGTGCCTCCCTATACGGCCACGGCGGTTCGCAAGCTGGAGGATGCCCGGGCGCTGATCGTCGGCAAGACGAATATGGATGAGTTTGCGATGGGGTCTTCCACGGAGAATTCGGCGTTCCAGCAGACGGCCAACCCGTGGGATCTGGGGCGGGTGCCCGGAGGCTCTAGCGGCGGGTCGGCGGCGGCGGTGGCGGCGGGGCAGGTGCCCTTTGCCCTGGGGTCGGATACCGGGGGTTCCATCCGCCAGCCGGCGGCCTTTTGTGGTGTGGTGGGGCTGAAGCCCACGTATGGGCGGGTGTCCAGGTATGGCTTGGTGGCTTTTGCTTCATCCCTGGATCAGATCGGGCCCATCACCCGGACGGTGGAGGATGCGGCGGCGGTGCTCCAGGCCATCGCCGGACACGATCCCTTAGATTCCACGTCGGCGCCGGTGGAGGTGCCCAATTTTGTCGGGGCCCTGACCGGCGAAGTGAAGGGAATGCGCTTGGCGGTGCCGAGGGAGTACATCGGCGAGGGGACAGATCCCGGGGTGGCCGCCGCGGTGAAGCGGGCGGTGGATACCTTGGCGGGCCTCGGGGCGGAGGTGGAGGAGGTATCTCTGCCTCATACGAAATACGCCGTGGCGACTTATTATTTGATCGCGCCGGCCGAGGCGTCGTCGAACCTGGCGCGGTATGACGGGGTGCGCTACGGGGTTCGAGTGGAGGGGGACAACCTCATCGACATGTACCGCCGGACGAGGAGCGAGGGGTTCGGCCCCGAGGTCAAGCGGCGGATTATGCTCGGCACTTATGCCCTGAGCTCGGGGTATTGCGATGCGTATTATCTGCGGGCGCAAAAAGTCCGGACTTTGATCCGGCGGGATTTTGACGCCGTGTTTGAACGGTTTGACGCCGTGGTGGCGCCGACGACCCCCACCGTGGCCTTTCGTTTCGGGGAGAAGGTCTCGGATCCCTTGACGATGTACTTAAATGACATCTTGACGATTCCCGTGAATCTGGCGGGCCTGCCGGCGGTGAGCGTGCCCTGCGGCTTGGTGGACGGGATGCCGGTGGGGTTGCAGGTGATCGGTAAAGCTTTCGATGAGGCGGCGGTGCTGCGGGTTGCCCACGCCTATGAACAGGCGGCAGCGCTGGAACTCTGGCCTGCAGGTCTGGCGGAGAGGGGGAGCGGCAACAATGGAATTTGA
- the gatC gene encoding Asp-tRNA(Asn)/Glu-tRNA(Gln) amidotransferase subunit GatC, with protein MKISLEQVEHVARLARLALTEREAEVYAEQLGAILAFADQLQELDVSDVPPTSHVLPISNVLREDEQRPGLSREAALAGAPDQEDGQFRVPAILEG; from the coding sequence TTGAAAATCTCGTTGGAACAGGTGGAGCACGTGGCCCGGCTCGCCCGGCTGGCCCTGACGGAACGGGAAGCGGAGGTCTATGCAGAGCAGCTGGGTGCGATCTTGGCTTTTGCGGATCAATTGCAGGAATTGGACGTATCCGATGTGCCCCCGACCAGTCATGTGCTGCCGATCTCGAACGTGCTGCGGGAAGATGAGCAGCGGCCTGGGTTGTCCCGGGAGGCGGCTTTGGCCGGGGCCCCGGACCAAGAGGACGGACAGTTCCGGGTGCCGGCGATTCTGGAGGGATAG
- a CDS encoding MraY family glycosyltransferase — MAFLLAFAAAFAAVYGMVPVVRRIALKWGFVDMPNQRKIHKEPIPLMGGVALYVGFVFAATAATAVSPKVHLTMDFWGIVLGGLVIVATGLLDDGFKARGRELSPWPKLIMQFVAAGILIAFGVQIKWVTIPFTPQGMYLMPDWLSIIATLLWVVAITNMINFLDGVDGLAAGIAAISSTTLFFVALIKDQAPTALYAATMIGVTLAFLKHNFHPAKIFMGDAGAMFLGFTLAAISVDGAFKSATLVSVLVPVLALGVPIFDTVYVIFKRLKDNRPIYVADKGHTFHLLMRSGMNQVQTVAFLYLLGICFSLASIVVLLAAR, encoded by the coding sequence ATGGCTTTCCTGTTGGCGTTCGCCGCGGCGTTCGCGGCGGTGTACGGGATGGTACCGGTGGTGCGTCGCATTGCGCTCAAGTGGGGTTTTGTGGACATGCCCAACCAGCGCAAGATCCACAAGGAGCCCATTCCCCTGATGGGCGGGGTGGCGCTGTATGTGGGGTTTGTTTTCGCCGCGACGGCGGCGACGGCGGTTTCGCCAAAAGTTCACCTGACCATGGATTTTTGGGGTATCGTCCTCGGAGGATTGGTGATTGTGGCCACGGGACTGCTGGACGACGGATTTAAAGCGAGGGGCAGGGAGCTCAGTCCTTGGCCGAAGTTGATCATGCAGTTTGTCGCGGCGGGGATTCTCATCGCCTTTGGGGTGCAGATTAAATGGGTGACCATTCCTTTCACCCCCCAGGGGATGTACCTCATGCCCGATTGGCTTTCCATCATTGCCACCCTCTTGTGGGTGGTGGCCATTACGAACATGATTAATTTTCTCGACGGTGTGGACGGGTTGGCGGCGGGGATAGCGGCCATTTCTTCGACCACCCTATTTTTTGTGGCACTCATCAAGGATCAGGCGCCCACCGCCCTGTACGCGGCGACAATGATCGGGGTCACCCTGGCCTTTCTCAAACACAATTTTCACCCGGCAAAAATCTTCATGGGGGATGCCGGAGCCATGTTTTTGGGTTTCACCCTGGCCGCCATTTCGGTGGACGGCGCTTTCAAGAGCGCGACTTTGGTGTCGGTGTTGGTGCCCGTGTTAGCCCTTGGGGTGCCGATTTTTGATACGGTGTACGTGATCTTTAAGCGGCTGAAGGATAATCGGCCGATCTACGTGGCGGACAAGGGGCACACTTTTCACCTGCTCATGCGTTCGGGTATGAACCAGGTGCAGACGGTGGCCTTTTTGTACCTTCTCGGCATCTGTTTTTCCCTGGCTTCGATCGTGGTGCTCCTTGCTGCCCGGTGA
- the ligA gene encoding NAD-dependent DNA ligase LigA → MSGQGDAARRIEELRALIRRYDYHYYVLDDPLVDDAEYDRCMRELVELEARHPELVTPDSPTQRVSGAPSEAFAKVVHREPMLSLANAFSEGDVRDFDRRVRAALPGEDVEYVCELKIDGLAISLRYENGEFVQGATRGDGELGEDITRNLRTIRVLPLRLPERVSVEVRGEAYMPKKVFLRVNRERDEAGEPAFANPRNAAAGSLRQLDPRVTARRGLSLWMYAAVLGPDGTVPGGPGPFRTHEEILEWLDTLGFPVNPHRRVCRNLEEVFQFLNEGDQLRATLPYDIDGMVIKVNNLDQQNRLGATAKSPRWAMAYKFAPEQAETRLLTIEVSVGRTGVVTPTAVFDPVFLAGTTVSRASLHNEDLIRERDIRIGDIVVVEKAGEIIPEVVRVRADLRTGEEHIFSMPKDCPACGSPLVRLEEEVALRCVNPDCPAQIQEGIIHFASRDAMNIEGLGEALVAQLYREGLIHSVADLYELKREQLVPLERMGAKSADNLLQAIERSKQNSLERLLFGLGIRYIGEKASRVLAAHFKDMDALMEAPSEELLKVPDIGTKMAQSIRVYFGQESARRLIERLRTHGVNMVYRGAEAAPVPSRLAGKTVVLTGTLHAMGRREAQDWVRRLGGKPTESVSRKTDIVIAGEDPGSKLDKARQLGIEVMNEDQFLSILREAGF, encoded by the coding sequence ATGTCGGGCCAGGGGGATGCAGCCCGCCGGATCGAAGAGTTGCGGGCGCTGATTCGACGTTATGATTATCACTACTATGTGCTGGACGATCCGCTGGTGGACGACGCCGAGTACGATCGCTGCATGCGGGAATTGGTGGAGTTGGAGGCTCGGCACCCGGAGCTCGTGACCCCGGACTCCCCCACCCAGCGGGTCTCCGGGGCGCCGTCCGAGGCTTTTGCCAAGGTCGTCCACCGGGAGCCGATGCTTTCTTTGGCGAATGCGTTCAGCGAAGGGGATGTGCGGGATTTCGACCGCCGGGTTCGGGCGGCGCTGCCCGGCGAGGACGTGGAGTACGTCTGTGAGCTGAAGATTGACGGGCTGGCCATTTCCCTGCGCTACGAAAATGGCGAGTTTGTGCAGGGGGCGACCCGGGGGGACGGCGAACTGGGCGAGGATATCACCCGGAATCTGCGCACCATCCGGGTTTTGCCTTTGCGCCTCCCGGAGCGGGTCAGTGTGGAGGTGCGGGGCGAGGCTTACATGCCGAAAAAGGTCTTCCTGCGGGTCAACCGGGAACGGGACGAGGCCGGGGAACCGGCTTTTGCGAACCCCCGCAATGCCGCCGCCGGGTCCCTGCGCCAGCTCGATCCGCGGGTGACGGCCCGCCGGGGGTTGTCCCTGTGGATGTACGCCGCGGTCTTGGGGCCCGACGGGACTGTGCCTGGAGGACCGGGACCCTTTCGCACCCACGAGGAGATCCTAGAATGGCTAGATACCCTCGGATTTCCGGTGAACCCCCACCGGCGGGTTTGTCGGAACCTGGAGGAAGTGTTTCAATTCTTAAACGAGGGGGACCAGCTCCGGGCAACGTTGCCTTATGACATTGATGGGATGGTCATTAAGGTCAATAACCTCGATCAACAAAACCGGCTGGGCGCGACGGCGAAAAGTCCCCGATGGGCGATGGCTTATAAATTCGCCCCGGAACAGGCGGAGACGCGGTTGTTGACAATCGAGGTGAGCGTGGGCCGTACCGGTGTGGTGACCCCCACCGCCGTTTTTGACCCCGTTTTTTTGGCCGGTACCACGGTGAGCCGGGCGAGTTTACATAATGAGGATTTGATCCGGGAACGAGATATCCGCATCGGCGACATCGTGGTGGTGGAAAAGGCGGGGGAGATTATCCCCGAAGTGGTGCGGGTGCGGGCCGATCTCCGAACCGGAGAAGAGCATATTTTCTCCATGCCCAAGGATTGCCCGGCCTGCGGGTCCCCCTTGGTGCGCTTGGAAGAAGAAGTGGCCCTGCGGTGCGTGAACCCGGACTGTCCTGCCCAGATTCAGGAAGGGATCATCCATTTTGCCTCCCGGGATGCGATGAATATCGAGGGCTTGGGGGAAGCGCTGGTGGCCCAGCTGTACAGAGAGGGGTTGATTCATAGCGTCGCCGACCTCTATGAACTGAAGAGAGAGCAGTTGGTGCCCCTGGAGCGCATGGGGGCCAAATCTGCAGATAATCTGTTGCAGGCGATTGAGCGAAGCAAGCAGAATTCTCTAGAGCGGCTTTTGTTTGGCCTCGGGATCCGGTATATCGGCGAAAAGGCATCCCGGGTGTTGGCGGCACACTTTAAGGACATGGACGCGCTGATGGAGGCGCCTTCGGAAGAGCTGCTCAAGGTGCCGGATATTGGGACGAAGATGGCCCAGAGTATTCGGGTATACTTTGGTCAGGAATCGGCGCGCCGATTGATCGAGCGCCTTCGGACCCACGGTGTGAACATGGTGTATCGCGGGGCCGAGGCGGCGCCGGTGCCTTCCCGGCTGGCGGGGAAGACGGTGGTGTTGACCGGGACCCTTCATGCCATGGGGCGCCGGGAGGCCCAGGATTGGGTGAGGAGGCTCGGCGGGAAGCCCACCGAGAGCGTCAGCCGGAAGACGGACATCGTGATCGCCGGGGAAGACCCCGGCTCCAAGCTCGACAAAGCCCGGCAGCTGGGCATCGAAGTGATGAACGAAGATCAGTTTTTGTCCATTCTTCGTGAAGCCGGATTTTGA
- the pcrA gene encoding DNA helicase PcrA gives MAMAGEEALRAEALLAGLNDAQREAVRQTEGPLLILAGAGSGKTRVLTHRVAYLVATRKAPPWGILAITFTNKAAREMRERIGRLVGPEAEEIWVSTFHSYCVRVLRRHIEPLGFTRSFSILDASDQTTAVKQVLGEMNLDTKKFDPRRMAGAISALKNELITPSQAAERARDFFQEVVAQVYERYQEKLRANNALDFDDLLMKTVELWDAFPESLEDQQRRFVYLHVDEYQDTNHAQYELVKRLAQRRRNLCVVGDSDQAIYGWRGADVRNILDFEADYPDAKVIKLEQNYRSTGRILAAANAVIAHNRKRKEKRLWSDRPQGEPVIVHEAMDEQGEAYFVVEEIRNHVEQGGRYGDVAVLYRTNAQSRVLEEMMMKASIPYVMVGGVKFYERKEIKDLLAYLRILVNPRDDFSTERVVNVPKRGIGEGTLAKAAAFAARRNLSLYEALERVDELEVSARAASGIRQFVDLTAALRAMMPFLSVTELVQEVLNRTGYREALIREDTLEAQSRLENLEEFLSVTQEFDRRQDTAAEGGLEAFLADVALVSDLDMAETEDGVVLMTLHSAKGLEFPVVFLVGMEEGIFPHSRVLDDPDQMEEERRLCYVGITRAMDRLLITRAQQRNLYGRWQANPPSRFLEEIPEALLQWSAPRRSLRDRAADPAPASGKGAGVGPGRGAGKSEGGHLQVPSGFGADPAESWEVGDRVMHRKWGEGRVEKKDGVGEDTELVVAFAPPIGRRKLLVRFAPIRKIDQ, from the coding sequence ATGGCAATGGCGGGAGAGGAGGCCCTCCGGGCCGAGGCGCTTCTGGCCGGGCTCAATGATGCCCAGCGGGAGGCGGTTCGCCAGACCGAAGGCCCCTTGCTCATTCTGGCGGGAGCGGGGAGCGGAAAAACCCGGGTGTTGACCCACCGGGTGGCGTATTTGGTGGCCACCAGGAAAGCGCCGCCTTGGGGAATTTTGGCCATTACTTTTACGAACAAAGCGGCCCGGGAGATGCGAGAGAGGATCGGCCGGTTGGTGGGGCCGGAGGCCGAGGAGATCTGGGTCTCCACTTTTCACAGCTACTGTGTCCGGGTGTTGCGGCGGCACATTGAACCCCTGGGCTTTACAAGATCCTTCAGCATTCTGGACGCGTCGGATCAGACCACGGCGGTGAAGCAGGTTCTCGGGGAGATGAATCTGGACACGAAAAAGTTCGATCCCCGGCGGATGGCCGGGGCGATCAGCGCCCTCAAAAACGAGTTGATCACTCCTTCCCAAGCGGCGGAGCGGGCCAGGGACTTTTTTCAGGAAGTTGTCGCCCAGGTGTATGAGCGCTACCAAGAGAAACTCCGGGCGAACAACGCCCTGGATTTTGACGATTTGCTCATGAAGACAGTGGAGCTCTGGGATGCGTTCCCGGAGAGTTTGGAAGATCAACAGCGGAGGTTTGTCTACCTCCATGTGGACGAGTACCAAGACACCAACCACGCCCAGTACGAACTGGTGAAACGCTTGGCCCAGCGTCGGCGGAATCTCTGCGTGGTGGGAGATTCGGACCAGGCGATTTACGGTTGGCGGGGCGCCGATGTGAGAAACATTTTGGATTTTGAAGCCGATTATCCCGATGCCAAGGTCATCAAATTAGAGCAGAATTACCGTTCCACCGGCCGGATTTTGGCGGCGGCCAACGCTGTGATCGCCCACAATCGAAAGCGTAAGGAAAAACGGCTCTGGTCGGACAGGCCCCAAGGGGAACCGGTGATTGTCCACGAGGCGATGGACGAGCAGGGGGAAGCCTATTTTGTCGTCGAAGAGATCCGCAATCATGTGGAGCAAGGCGGAAGATACGGGGATGTGGCGGTACTGTACCGTACGAACGCCCAGTCCCGGGTGTTGGAAGAGATGATGATGAAAGCGTCCATCCCGTATGTCATGGTGGGCGGGGTAAAATTCTATGAGCGCAAGGAGATCAAGGATCTTTTGGCCTACCTTCGGATACTGGTCAACCCCCGGGACGATTTCAGCACCGAGCGGGTCGTCAATGTCCCGAAGCGGGGAATCGGGGAAGGGACGCTGGCGAAAGCGGCGGCTTTCGCGGCCCGGAGGAATCTGTCGCTTTACGAGGCTCTGGAGAGGGTCGACGAGTTGGAGGTTTCCGCCCGGGCGGCGTCGGGGATCCGGCAGTTTGTGGATCTGACGGCGGCTTTGCGGGCGATGATGCCATTCTTGTCCGTGACGGAATTGGTGCAGGAGGTCCTGAACCGGACGGGGTATCGGGAGGCACTGATCCGAGAGGACACCCTGGAGGCCCAGAGTCGGCTGGAGAACCTGGAGGAGTTTCTCTCCGTCACCCAGGAGTTTGATCGTCGCCAGGATACGGCGGCCGAAGGCGGGCTGGAGGCATTCTTGGCCGATGTGGCTTTGGTGAGCGATCTGGATATGGCCGAGACGGAAGACGGCGTGGTGCTCATGACCCTTCACAGCGCAAAGGGGCTCGAGTTTCCGGTGGTGTTTCTGGTGGGGATGGAAGAGGGGATTTTCCCCCATTCCCGGGTGTTGGACGATCCCGATCAAATGGAGGAGGAGCGGAGGCTCTGCTATGTGGGCATCACCCGGGCGATGGACCGCCTGCTCATCACCCGGGCCCAGCAGCGGAATTTGTACGGCCGCTGGCAGGCCAACCCGCCCTCCCGTTTTCTGGAGGAGATTCCCGAAGCGCTCCTTCAATGGAGCGCACCCCGGCGAAGTTTGCGCGATCGGGCCGCGGATCCGGCGCCGGCTTCAGGAAAGGGTGCAGGCGTTGGGCCGGGCCGAGGCGCCGGGAAGTCCGAAGGGGGACATTTGCAAGTGCCTTCGGGGTTTGGCGCCGATCCGGCGGAGAGCTGGGAAGTGGGAGACCGGGTGATGCACCGCAAATGGGGCGAAGGCCGGGTTGAAAAAAAGGACGGGGTCGGCGAGGACACAGAATTGGTGGTTGCTTTCGCGCCCCCCATCGGCCGGCGAAAGCTTCTGGTGCGATTCGCCCCGATCCGAAAGATTGATCAATAG
- a CDS encoding YerC/YecD family TrpR-related protein, translating to MQLDRFRDQTVDQLFEAILQLRSLEECYRFFDDLCTVGEVQAMAQRLEVARMLREGLTYSRIEALTGASTATISRVKRCLNNGTDGFELALSRLGR from the coding sequence ATGCAGCTGGATCGATTCCGGGACCAGACGGTGGACCAATTGTTCGAGGCCATTCTGCAGTTGCGATCGTTAGAAGAATGCTATCGTTTCTTCGATGATCTCTGCACCGTGGGGGAAGTGCAGGCGATGGCCCAACGCCTCGAGGTGGCCCGAATGCTTCGGGAGGGTTTGACGTACAGCCGCATAGAAGCGCTCACCGGAGCCAGCACTGCCACCATCAGCCGGGTGAAACGATGCCTGAACAATGGGACGGATGGATTCGAGCTGGCTTTAAGCCGCCTCGGCCGATAG
- a CDS encoding enoyl-CoA hydratase/isomerase family protein — MNDVRYEVDQGVAVITLNRPEVLNALTDGVLTALREALIRAEQDRGVRAVLLTGAGKGFCAGLDLKSVDPGMMGQIDMHVRRDFNPLILKMQQLPKPILAAVGGVAAGAGLSLALAADLRIASEDARFVSAFIRIGLVPDSGASYFLPKLIGVSRAMELALTGESLDAEKALQAGLVNRVVPREQLEEASLAWAQQLAEGPTYAMALTKRMIYEGAAGSLAEALDREATYQGWAAGSADFTEGVQAFLEKRKARFQGR, encoded by the coding sequence ATGAACGATGTGCGGTACGAGGTCGATCAAGGGGTGGCGGTCATTACCTTGAACCGGCCGGAAGTGCTCAATGCTCTGACGGACGGGGTGCTCACCGCATTGAGGGAGGCCCTCATCAGGGCCGAACAGGACCGTGGAGTTCGGGCGGTGCTGCTCACCGGGGCCGGGAAGGGATTTTGTGCGGGGCTGGACCTCAAGTCGGTGGATCCCGGGATGATGGGTCAGATCGACATGCATGTTCGGCGGGATTTTAACCCTTTGATTTTGAAGATGCAACAACTGCCCAAGCCGATCCTGGCTGCGGTGGGGGGTGTGGCGGCGGGGGCGGGCCTGAGTTTGGCCCTGGCGGCGGATCTGAGGATCGCTTCGGAAGATGCCCGGTTTGTCTCGGCTTTTATTCGAATCGGATTGGTGCCGGACTCCGGGGCGTCATATTTTTTGCCGAAACTGATCGGGGTGTCCCGGGCGATGGAATTGGCGCTGACGGGGGAATCCCTGGATGCCGAGAAGGCGCTTCAGGCGGGATTGGTCAATCGAGTGGTACCTCGGGAGCAACTCGAAGAAGCGTCGTTGGCCTGGGCTCAGCAACTGGCGGAAGGCCCGACCTATGCCATGGCCTTGACCAAGCGGATGATTTATGAAGGTGCCGCCGGAAGTTTGGCTGAGGCTCTGGACCGGGAGGCGACGTACCAAGGCTGGGCGGCCGGAAGCGCGGATTTTACCGAAGGGGTGCAGGCGTTTTTGGAAAAGCGGAAAGCCCGGTTTCAGGGGCGCTGA
- a CDS encoding helix-turn-helix domain-containing protein encodes MAEKPTMGERLRELRRERGMTVRELAEKAGVSQSYIYAVEAGTRGSRLAKLIKIARALEVDLATLIQDEP; translated from the coding sequence ATGGCGGAAAAACCGACGATGGGGGAACGCCTGCGGGAACTGCGCCGTGAGCGGGGAATGACTGTGCGGGAACTGGCGGAAAAAGCCGGAGTCTCTCAAAGCTATATCTATGCGGTGGAGGCGGGAACCCGGGGCAGCCGTTTGGCGAAACTGATCAAGATTGCCCGGGCGCTGGAGGTGGATTTGGCGACTTTGATCCAGGATGAGCCGTAA
- a CDS encoding helix-turn-helix domain-containing protein gives MSNAFGVKLKQLRTERGWTLEQLSARSGLSISHISSLERGTRMKPSFQVAVRLARALEVPLATFLEDAGEEEVDPLEHLPPEIREFVTREDATPYLYLAKRLQEARVSLQEMEQWLRDERSSPESSTSGTSGDKPRRNPTQT, from the coding sequence ATGAGCAACGCCTTCGGCGTAAAATTAAAGCAACTCCGCACGGAGCGGGGCTGGACCCTGGAACAGCTTTCGGCCCGCTCGGGCTTGTCCATCAGCCATATCTCCTCCCTGGAACGCGGAACCCGAATGAAGCCTTCCTTTCAGGTGGCGGTACGGCTGGCCCGGGCCTTGGAAGTCCCCCTGGCCACCTTTCTGGAAGACGCCGGTGAAGAGGAAGTCGACCCACTGGAACACCTGCCGCCCGAGATCAGGGAGTTTGTCACCCGGGAGGACGCCACCCCTTATCTGTACCTCGCCAAGCGCCTACAAGAAGCCCGTGTGTCCCTCCAAGAGATGGAGCAATGGCTGCGCGATGAGCGTTCCTCCCCCGAGAGCTCTACATCGGGAACTTCAGGTGACAAGCCTCGCCGCAATCCCACCCAGACCTGA